The following nucleotide sequence is from Nitratidesulfovibrio termitidis HI1.
CGAACACTCGAACTCCTGCTCGTACTCGTCCTCGGTCATGTCCTGCCGGGCGGCGTCCAGTTCGGCCTGGATCACGTAGCCGGTCTCCGACGCCTTGAAGACGAACAGCCCCCACTCGCCGGGCTTCGCCAGCGCCGCCTGGTACACGTCGTACAGCAGGTTCTCCGCCCCTTTGGGCGTGCCGATGAACAGTACCCACCCCAGCCGGTCGGAAATGGCGGGGCGCAGGATCATGGTCCACACCTCGCGTGGGATGTCCGCCGACTCGTCCAGGGTCAGGTCATCGAAATACAGCCCGCGCATGGCGTCGGCGTTGTCCGCGCCAAACAGCCGGATGCGGGCGCCGTTGGGCAGGTCGCAGCGCAGTTCCGACTCGTTGAAGCGCACGCCGGGCACCACGCCCGCGAACAGCTTCAGGTAGTCCCACGCCACCGCCTTGGCCTGCTTCAGGTACGGAGCCACGTACCCCGCCCGCCACTGGGGGCGCGGGGCGCGCAACGCGCGTTTCAGCAACTCGTTGATGGCGAAAACGGTCTTGCCGAACCGGCGGTGGCACAGCAGCACCGTGAACCGCCTGCGCTCCTGATGCACCCGCAGTTGCAGCGGCCTGGGGCGGTAGGGAATGGTGACCCTGTGCACCGCGTCGCTTTGCGCACGATGTCCGTAGGGCTCGCAGGCTCGCCCAACGGCCACGCCTTGCGCCCTTCGGGTCGGTCTACGCGGCCCCATCGTCCGCCCCCTCCCAGCCGAACACCAGTTCGCCCGGCCCGCTCGCATCCTCGCCGCGCAGCTTGCGCACCAGTTCCAGGGCCGCCTGCACCTCGCGCACCCGCGACAGCACCTTGTCCGCCGGAGCGGTCAACAGGTCGTTCAACTGGCGCACGATTGCCGCTTCCAGCAGGTTGGCGCGCTCCTCTTCCGTTTCCGGCAGGCTGGTCACGGCTGGTTCCTGCGGCGCGGGCGGGGCGGGGCGCGTTTCGGGTTGCGGCGCTGCTGCCTCCCGCTTGCGGGTCGCCTCCTCCATCCGGAAGGCCAGGTTCTCCAGGGCCGAAACCGCATAGGCCGTCTGCGGGTCCTTCTTGTCGATCAGCTGCTTCAGCAGGTGCGACCGTGCCAGCACCCTGTCGGCCCGGATTTCCGCCTCCGCCCTGGCCAGTTCCTCACGCTTGGCGCGCCAGCCGAACCGCTCCGACCAGCGCTTGAGCGTCGAGGCCGAAACCCCGGTCTCGCGCGCCACGCGGTCGAACGGCAGCCGCTCGGAACAGTACAGTTCCTGCGCCCGCCAGACCGTTTCGGGTGCGTGTTCGCGGCCCATGCGCCTACCCGCCCAGTTCGCGGTTCAGGATGTCGATGCGGCGCGCCACGCCGCCCAGTTCGCCCAGGCTGGTGTGCAGGGCTATGGCGGCCTGCAACATCTCTTCCCCGTTCAGTTCGGTGGGCTCGGCGTCCACGGGCAGCAGCCGCCGCAGCCGGTCGCGCAGGGCCGCCACTTCGGCCTCCAGCCGCTGGCGCTGCTGCCGCAGTTCCACCCGGCGGCCAAGGTTTTCCGCTCTCTCGCTCATGTGCGCCTCACTCACTTGCGGCCACGCGCGCCATCACGTGCGATGGGGCAGGCCATGTTGCTCTCCATCAGCGCCAGCACCCGCTCCATTATCCGGGTGTTGTTCACCACCACGTCTTGCAGGTTCTCGGAAACCGCCCGGTACGCCTTCACCAGTTCCACGTTGTCCCGGTAGTAGCGGGTGGTTTTCTCCTGATTGCCGCCCAGTTCGCGCAGGATGGCCTGGGTGTCGGCGCGGTAGCTTCCCATCAGCACCGATGCTTCGGTGCGGGTGCGCTCCATGACTGCCGTCATGTCGGCCCGGTACTGTTCCAGCATCCGGTCCGCATTGCGCCGCCGGATGTGCTCCAGCACCAGGATGGCGATCACCACGGCGGCAGGCCCCATCAGGGCCAGGGCCACCAGGCCGGGTATGCCCAGGCGTTCCAGAACGCTGGCGATGGCCGTCAGGGCTTCCGCCAGCTGGGCGAGTTCAACGGGATTCATCGGGCCTCCTTGAAAAGGGAATCGGCCTGGCGCGCATAGCAGTCCAGCGCGGCCTCCAGTGCCTGCACGTAGTTACGGGCCGCGTCGTCACGTTCCAGCAGCACGGCCACGTTCCCCGGCGTGTCGAAGGGCAGGGTGCCGTCCACAAGGGGCAGCACGGGGCGGGGCGGGGCTGCGCACGGCATCAGGGTCACCACCACGGGGGCCGGAGGCGCCACCATCGGCACATTCCGGGAAGCGCACCCGCTACCAAACGCGGTTAAGGCGAGCAGCAGCAGCCATGCGGGACGCATCGTCAATGACCTCCAGTCGCTCCGCGTCCGTGCGCGGGCGGGGTTTGGCCGTGGCAAGAATGGCGGCCCGCTCGGTGGCGGCCGTGGCGGCGTCTGCCTCACGCTCCAGGCATGCGGCGGCATACTCGGATTGCGCCTTGGCCGTGGCGTTGGCCTGTCGTGCAACAACCTCCCATGCGTCCCCTTCGTGAAGGGCATCAAGCAGGGCGTGCATGGTGGCATTATGGGCCGCCTGTTCTCCCGTCAGGGTGTTGCGGGCATCGGCCAGGTCGAATTTCAACCACACAACCCACGCCGCCAGCGCAATCACCAGCGCCAACAGGGCCTTGGGCATCACGTCGGAAATGGAAAACATCAGTAGCCTCCGGATTCATCGCTGCTGTCGCCATCCGTACGGCTCGCGGGCTCGCCTACGGCTGCCGCGCTATCGCGCGGAGCCAAAGGCGGGGCGCAGTCTCCCCCCGTGGCGGGGCTGCCCCACACGCCGTTGCCGCCCAACTCGAAACGGCTTTGAGCAGCCTTTGCGCCGCATGCTCCGCCGATCAGCCCGGCCTCTGCCCAGCCCAGGGGGATGTAGCGCCCGGCCGCCAGCATGCCGACGATCCACGCGCCCAGCACGATGACGCACACCAGCATGGCCATGATGCGCATGGCGCTGGTGCCCCCGCTGTGGTCGCAAAAGGCGTCGCCCACCAGGGCGGCGGCATGGGTTACGGCCTGTCGAGTTGCGGACGGCATCACGCCCACCCCTCGGAGGCCAACACGTGGCACCATCCGCGCAGGGAGGCGGTGCGGTTCAGCCAGCCGCGCAGGAACGGCCGGTAGTCCACATACGCGCCGCCCGCCGCCTTGGGCTGCCTGTTGGCCAACTCGCGGTAATATTGCTCGCGCGCGGTGATGACGATGTCGCACACCGCCAACTGGCCGCCGCACATTGCGGTGCACAGTGCCCGCACGCGGCGGAGGGTCTGGTTGCCGATGCGGCCGTCCACCTCCAACTGGTCGCGGCTCACGGTGTTGCACGCGGCCTGCAACTGGCGCACAGCCCGTTCGGCCCCCTGGTTCACGGCGGCGTCGTACACGGCCACGGCCACCAGCGGCGGCAACATGCACACCCCGGATGCCGCCCAGAAATGCTTGAGGAACAACCCCGCCGCCACCTCGGGCGTCACCGCGCGGATATCGTCCTGGTCGATGTCCCCGTCGCCGTCGATGTCGCAGCCGATGGCGCGCAGCCAGCGCAACGACACGCCCCGGTTGGTGATGCCGCCGGGGTCGTTGGCATGGTCAACCAGGCCGCCCTCCCAGCGTGCGACGAACGCCTGTGCTTTCTCGAAAATATCGCGCATCTTCCAACGCTCCTCGTCATTCCTGGGGTGTGGCTCGGGAACGTCTCCCAAAAGCAACCGCCCCGTGTGCCCCCACTATGGGGGCACACGGGGGCGGAGATAATGCCGTCACCTGTCCGCAGGCCGCTCAATCCAGCAGCGAATACTGGTCCGGGGGCCGGGTAAATTTCTCCTTGTGCCGCAGCACGGTGCGTTCGGTCACGCCCGCCGCCCGCGCGATGGCCGCCAGGCTGTGCCCGGACTGCAACCCCAGCCGAATCTTGCGCCACTGGCTGGCGCGGCTGCCGGACGACGGCCCCAGCGGCACGGCCACCGTTTCGCTGCCCCACCGCTCGGCAATCCGCATGGCCGCCTCGAAACCCACCGCCTGCGCCAGCCAGTGGCCGGGGTGCAGGGTCGCCACGCTCGGAATGTACGCGCGGGTGCCGCCCCGCTCGCTGGCCAGCGCCAGGGCGGCCCGCACGCCCGCAGCCTGCGCCACCTCGCCCAGCAGACCGGGCAGAAACTCGGCAAACACGTCACGCTCCATGCTGTCGCCCATCACTGCACCTCGTCCAGCGCCTCCAGCGCCGCCTGGGCCTGTTCCCTGTACAGGCCGTCGCACCGTGAACACTCGCGCCCCTTGCCCCAGGCAGCACACCGCTGGCACGCCGCCCGCTTGATGGCGGCGTACACCGCCTCGGCCCGCTTCTCCGGCCCACCGGCCAGAACCTCCCGCACCCGCGCCAACTGGCGGGCGGCGTTGCCGGGGTAGCGCCCCGCCAACAACTGGTAGACGGTGGACCGCCCCAGTTCCCGATACGCCCGGCAGAACCGGTGCACCGTACCGTAGCGGCCCTCTATGTCCCGCCGCAGCGCCTCCGCGTCGGTCACCTACACGGCCCCCGCCGCTGCCTGTCTGTCCGACCAGGCGCGCAGTTCGGCCTCCTCGGCCATGCCGTCCAGCACGGCGATCACCCGGCTGGCCTGCCCGCGCTCCAGCCAATCCACCCGCTCGCACTTCCAGTACCGGCGCAGCCACGCCTCCAGCGAATCAAAACCCTTCTTCCGCGCAAAGGCGTCCCACGACTTCCGGATGCGCGCGATCTGCGCGTCCGTGACCCTGTCCGCCGCGCCGCTGGCGCGGCGCTTCATGGCGCTGCGCCCGTACTGCTTGCCCTTGCCCACGAACACCGCCCCCATCTCTTCCAGGGCGGCCACCAGCCGGGACAACTCGCGCGCCCCCAGGTGCCTGGCGCTGTCCACGCCAAAGCGCGATTTCAGGATGTGGCGATACGCCTCCTCGTCCATGGCCAGTTGCTTGCGGCCCATATGCACCATGGCCAATAATTTGCGGCGACCGTTAGACGAGTGGTCTTCCCGAGTCTTACGGTCGGCGACAGCATCGCCGTTGCGTCCGTCGTTGCCCATGCGAGCCTCCTGTTGCGTTCGTCTCATCTTGATTGAACCTGCCCTTGTCCTTTCGAACGGCTTTTGCCAGAACAAGCAAACGATACTTGAGAGGTGAAGCATGAAAACGCTGATCGTTATTTTGGCAACCATTCTCGTGAACCTTGTGGACCCGCTCATGTGGTTGGCCGCCATCCCCGCGTGGAAACGCCCCCACAACACCTTGCTGGTGGGCTTGGGCGGCGTTGCCGTGGCCATCCTCAACTTTCTTCTCGTCCGGAGCATGGGTGCCCCCACAGGAATGCAGTTCTCGTCCGCCGATGTCGTGGGCAAGGTCGCCGCGGCCCTGCTCATCGCCTACGGAGTGGCTGCCCTGCGGCGCTGGCGCTTGCGTCGTGCTGCTGCCAAGGCTGATGACCAGCAGCAGGCGTAGTTCTCTCACTGGAAAAACAGCGGAGGAACGCATGGACAGGGGCAAACTGGAAGACTGGCTCGGCATCGCCATCCTGCTGGCGATCATCTTCGGCATCGGCTCCTGCCAGGCTAAAAGAATGACGTGGTGGCAGGGCGGCATCGAAACGTTGCTGGCCCTCGCCATGGCTGCGACAAGCATCATCCTCGGGGGGATTGCCGGAACAGAGGTCGGCAAGCGTACAAATATGGCCGCAGGCATCCTTGTGGGATTTTTCGTCTTTTGCTTGCTTGGCGGCATGATGGCGCTCATCCCGCGCCCTTGGTACAGGTAGAAGGGGTTGACATGAAACCTGCATGCCTGTATTTTGTTAAAAAGCATGGAGGTGCCGTGCCAGACAGAAAGAACATGACCGTTCAGATCAAGGAGGAAGAGCACCGGAAATTGAAGGTACTTGCGGCGGCGAAGGGCTTGACCATCAAGGAAGCCGTACTGCTGGCGCTGGACAAGACATTTCCGGGATGGCGGGAGAAAACCAAATAAAGCGGCGTGGCCGGGTGCAGGAACACCGCGGCCACGCCTAACCACAAACACCCTGAAAAGGAGGGTATTATGGCTGAAAACACCGTAGCGCAATCCGTGTTCGCTGTCGATGGGAATGACGTGCACTACGTTGAAAAGGATGGAGAAGTCCTGTTCACGGCGGAGGAGATAGGACGCCACCTCGGCTATGGTGACCCTGCCAAGGCGATCAATAAGCTGTATGAACGCAACGCCGACGAACTCAAGTTGTATTCCTCCGTCGTCAAACTGACGAACGAAGAGCAATCCCAGCGCCTTACGCGCGTATTCTCCGAAGAAGGCGTGTACATCCTGTCCATGCTGGCCCGCACGGGCGAGGCCAAGCGCTTCCGGGCGCGGGTGGCCCTGCTGCTGCGCCGCATCCGGGGCGAGGCCCAGCAGCGCGCCGTGGAATTGGCCCGACAGGCCGCGCTGCAAGAGGCGGGCGCGGCCCGGCAGCAGTCGGTGCGTGCTGCGCTGGACATCACCCCGGCCAACCGGGCGCACATCCGCAAGGTGCTTGCCTACCGGGCGCGCGGGTTCACCGTGCGCGAAATCGCGGCGGTCATGGGCATGAGCCGCAGCCGCGTGGGCTGGTTCGTCACCGCCGCGCGCAAGCTCGGGCTGGAGGTGTAGCATGCACCTTTGCGACACCGGCTCCCCGTGGGACCATGTGGGAAGGGCGGAATCCGTGCTGCGCTTCCTGGCCGAAGCCTGCTGCTGGCCTGCCGGACAGGTGGAGATATCCCCCTCCGCCACCAGCGGTCTGGCGTTCATCCTCATGGCCTGCGCCAACACCCTGGAGCAGGCCGCACGCGAGGCGGAAGAAAGGCCGTCGGCGTAACCACACGTCATTCGCACACCCTGTACCTCGCCGCCCCCGCCCTTCGGGGGCGGCGTTTTGTGGTTATGTTCCTTCACTGCGCCGTGGCCGAAGTCGCGCCCGGTATGATTTCCCGTTCCGCCATGGCCAGCGTCCTCCCGAACAGTTGGGTTTGCATGGCCAGGTCCAGGTCACCCCATGCGAGTCCCACACCGTTCATGGCGGTAGCGCCGTTTTCTGCCTGCGTTTCAAACATCAGGTGCAGTACGAACCCGTCGGCCTTGTCCGCGTACTGGCTCACAACCAGTTCCACCGCCTTGCGGATATTTTCGCCGATGGCGGCGTTATCCATTGTCCCTTTGACCAGTACTTTCCCGTT
It contains:
- a CDS encoding terminase large subunit domain-containing protein, which codes for MAVGRACEPYGHRAQSDAVHRVTIPYRPRPLQLRVHQERRRFTVLLCHRRFGKTVFAINELLKRALRAPRPQWRAGYVAPYLKQAKAVAWDYLKLFAGVVPGVRFNESELRCDLPNGARIRLFGADNADAMRGLYFDDLTLDESADIPREVWTMILRPAISDRLGWVLFIGTPKGAENLLYDVYQAALAKPGEWGLFVFKASETGYVIQAELDAARQDMTEDEYEQEFECSFAAAVRGAYYAALLDRLEQQGRIGAVAWEPGLLVHTCWDLGMDDATSIWFFQVEPSGDWRVIDYYDGSGEGLPHYASVLAGKGYSYGRHIGPHDIQVRELGTGKSRWEVAQGLGIRFEVAPNIPVMDGINALRLQLPRMWFDATRCADGLKALRHYRKVWNPKAGLYGDRPLHDWTSHPSDSLRYGVVGFRPVHEGPRQERAENRWRR
- a CDS encoding glycosyl hydrolase 108 family protein codes for the protein MRDIFEKAQAFVARWEGGLVDHANDPGGITNRGVSLRWLRAIGCDIDGDGDIDQDDIRAVTPEVAAGLFLKHFWAASGVCMLPPLVAVAVYDAAVNQGAERAVRQLQAACNTVSRDQLEVDGRIGNQTLRRVRALCTAMCGGQLAVCDIVITAREQYYRELANRQPKAAGGAYVDYRPFLRGWLNRTASLRGWCHVLASEGWA
- a CDS encoding regulatory protein GemA; this translates as MGNDGRNGDAVADRKTREDHSSNGRRKLLAMVHMGRKQLAMDEEAYRHILKSRFGVDSARHLGARELSRLVAALEEMGAVFVGKGKQYGRSAMKRRASGAADRVTDAQIARIRKSWDAFARKKGFDSLEAWLRRYWKCERVDWLERGQASRVIAVLDGMAEEAELRAWSDRQAAAGAV
- a CDS encoding BRO-N domain-containing protein — its product is MAENTVAQSVFAVDGNDVHYVEKDGEVLFTAEEIGRHLGYGDPAKAINKLYERNADELKLYSSVVKLTNEEQSQRLTRVFSEEGVYILSMLARTGEAKRFRARVALLLRRIRGEAQQRAVELARQAALQEAGAARQQSVRAALDITPANRAHIRKVLAYRARGFTVREIAAVMGMSRSRVGWFVTAARKLGLEV